The genomic DNA CGGGTCCAGGGCAAAAGCCGCGCTCCGCTCGCCGATGACCCCGGCGTCCCACTCGCTCGACGGTGTTCCTTCTCCCACCAAAAATCCCTGCTGCTTGAGCCAGGTGTTGACGCAAACTTCAACCTGTAGCTGGGTGAAGCCGTGGTCGGCTACCACCATGAGCCGTTTGGGCTCGGGTAGGGAGTCGTAGCGGGCCAGGAAGCGGCTCAGGGCGTCGTCCCAGTGGGCCAGCAGACGCATGCAGTCCAGATGCAGCCGATGGCCCGGATCAAGCACCGCGTCCATAAGAAAGTGAAAGAGCCTGTCCGTTTCAGTGAAGACATGCACGAAAAGATCCCAGGCCAGATCGGGCCAGAGCATGTCCAGGGCGGTCAGGCGTGAGGCCAGGGTGGCTCGCAGTTCGGCCAGAAGATAGTCCGGGTCGCCCGCGCCCCGGCTTGTGTCCGCCTCAAGCCTGTAGTCCGCCTCGGCCAGTCTCGCGGCCAGGAAGGGCGGATGGGCGGCCCGATGCAGCTCGTGGGAGACGAAGCCCGTGATCATCATTCCGCGCAGGGGGCGGACAGGATAGGTACCCGGCAGGTTGATGACGCGGGAAACGAGCCCGGCCGCGCCCAACGTATCGAAGATGGTGGGACAGGCCACCTGCCCACTGTCGGCTATGGACAACTGATAGGTGTGCGGATTCAGGCGCGAGAAACCGAAGACGCCGTGTTTTTCCGGCCCCTTGGCGGTGAACAGCGAAGTCCAGTTGACCGGCGACAATTCGGGCAGCTCGGCCTGTATTGTGGTCGCGTTTTCGGTCAGTCGCCGGATGGCGGGCAGGGATGCGCCCAGTCGGCGGGCGAGGTCAAGGGGCAGACCATCCAGGCCGAGTACGACCAGCCGATGGCGGCGCGATGCTGACGAGAGGAGAATGCTCACGACGCCCGGGTCAGTTCAGCCTCGTACTTCTTGAGGAAGAAGACGGGGTTGTAGGAGAGCTTGGCCTTGCGCAAGCCCTGGTCGCCCAGGTCCTGCTCCCGGTTGACGTTGGTGTATTCGGCGCCGTCGTTCTCCAGGAACATTTGATTTATGGCCTGATACACGCCCTTGTAGCGGATGTCGCCCTTTTCGAAGTGGATGACGATGGAGTCCTCGCACAGAGGTTCGGCCACGGTATAGGCGATGACCTTGCCGTCCACGCGCAGGGTCGCGCCCATGAGGCCGGTGATCTGGTCGAAGTTGTGCAGCACGCGGGTGATGGCGCGGTTTTCCGCCTTGAGCGCCTCGGAGGGGTTGTTTTCCTCGTACCACTTGTACCATTCGTCCTGCATTTCGAGAACTTCTTCCACGCACTCGGGGCCCATGGACTCGTAGCGGAAGTCATACCCTTTGATGAACTGGTTGAGCAGGTTCTTTTTCTTGTGGAATTTCTTGCCCGTGAGGCTGATCAGCTCTTCCACCGAGTAGATGTAGTCCCAGTGGTCCCGGCTCTCGGTGATGGTGATGTCGTCGCCGTAGGCGGCTTTCCAGAGGGCTGCCAGCTCCTCGGGAACACGGGTGAAGCGGGCGCTTTCGCGCATGGCGCGGCAGGTGGCCCAGTCGTATTTTTCCCACGGGCCGACAGGAGCCCAGTGGATCACCTCGGGCTTGGTCTGGCGGACGAAGCACATGTCCTTGTGAAAGGCCCACTCCAGTCCGTAATGCTCGCTCCAGCCGAAGATGTTGGCAAAGGAGAAGTCGCTGGTCAGTAATTGCGGACAGCCGGTCAGGGCTGCATGGTATTCCTTTTGTCTGTCGAGGGACACAGGGGCGAAATCGAGGGTCATGCAATGTCCTTGAAGGCAGCGTTGGAGCCGTTGCGCATCTTGACCATGGAGAAACGCTGCCAGTTTTTGAAGGTGAAGAAATAGAGCAGGATCAGGGCCTGGACGGCCTGGGAACAGAACATGGCGATCCAGATGCCTTCGGCGCTGTCCAAGGCATGGTGGCCGAGCCACCAGGCCAGGGGCAGACGCAGCAACCAGATGGAGCTGCCCAGGATCAGCATGTTGTATAGGGTCGCCCCTGCGCCGTTGAAGGCTCCGGCCAGGATCAGGGTGGTCAGGGTGAAGGGAACGGCAAGCACGTTCCATTTCAGGTAGCTGACGGCCTCGGCGGCCACGGCAGCGTCCCGGGTGAGCAGGGCGACCCAGGGGGTGACGAATTGCCAGATGACTATGGTGAACAGACAGATGGAGACCATGCCCAGTCCCAGGATGCGAAAGCCCACCCGTTTTGCTTCCGCGGGCTGGCGTGCGCCCAGTGCGTTGCCAACCAGTATTCCTGCGGTCATGTTAAAGGCCATGGCAGGCAGGAACAGCAATGCCTCGATGCGCAGGCCGATGGCCATGCCCGCCAGGGCGTTGACCGCGTCGCGGGGCAGGCTCCCGGTGATGGTGTAGAGGACCAGATAACCGGAATGCCAGATGATCTGCATCAGCCCGGACGGCCAAGCTACTTTGAGGAGATAGGGCATGGCGCGTTTGGCCCAGCGCATGGGGGCGAAGCTTGACGGTTTAAGTAAGCCCTTGCGCCACAGCGCGACGATATTGAGCGCCGCGCCCGCGGCAACCGAAGCGAATGTGGCCCAGGCCAATCCCTTGAAGCCGAGGTTGGGCATGCCCCACCAGCCGAGGCCCAGACCGATGTCGAGCACCGTGTTGGTGGCCGTGACCAGGATCATGCAATAGAGGGGGTACATGACTTCTTGCCGTGCCCGGAAGATGGCATTGGTAATGATGAGCAGATAGTAGGGGGGCAGCACAAGGAGATACACTTCAAGGAAGTATTCGGTGATGGGCCGCAAGTCGTCGGGCACCTGGAGCGCGGTGACAAGCCAGCCTTTCATGGGCAGGACAACAGCCAGGAACAGGCCGCCGATCAGGACAGCGAGAATGAGGCACAGCCCGATGTAGCGCTGCACCCGTCTGTGGAGGCCGGCGCCCATGGATTGGCTGATGGCCGCCACTGCGCCGTTGGCCACGGCCTGAGCCAAGACCAGCAGGAAGAAAAGGGACTGGGTGATGATGCCAAGGGAAGCCTGGACTTCGCGGTTGATGTGCCCTGCCACCCATACATCGGTCAACCCGATGAGAAAATGGAAAAACATCATCAGCAGCTGAGGCCAGGCCAGATGCCAGATGGTGCGGTATGATGTTTTATTGATCGCGTCGGGGGTGTCGGGCATCAGTGGTCGCCTTTGAGGAATGTGCCGCAAGCGGTTCGGTATCGGTGAATTATAAGGCCGTATCCCGGGTTGCCAAGATCCAGGCGGCGCTTTTCCGGGAAAGTTGTCATTCGGTCCCGGGCGCGTCGGGTGGAGGGGGGCAAGTTTGCGCAAATGCGGCCCTGCGGTCAAGTCGCAAGACGAAGCCGGGTCGGGGTGGCTTGGCCCTGAGCGGCGCGATTCGGGGATGGCTCAATGCTGGTGCGGGATGTCGCCCTCTTCGTGGACATGGACATGAGCGTGCGGGGTGAGGCGGCCGGGTACGATGCGGCCGCCGCGCAGGGCTATGAGCGTGTCCGTGGTGGCGGCCAGGAAGTCGGGTTCGTGGGAGACCACGAGGCGGGCCATGGGCAGTCCGGTCAGGATGGACACCAGCCGTTCCCTGGACTCGGGAGAAAGGCCGGTGGTGGGCTCGTCGAGCACCAGCACTTCCGGCTGCATGGACAGAATGGTGGCCAGGGCCACAAGCTTCTTTTCACCGCCCGAGAGCCGATAGGGCACATGGTGCTCAAAGCCTGCGAGTCCTACGGTGGCCAGGGCTTCGGTGGCCCGCTGTCTGGCCTTGTCCCGTGACAGCCCCTGGTTGAGCGGGCCAAAGGCCACATCGTCGAGCACGGTAGGGCAAAACAGCTGGTCGTCGGCGTTCTGAAACAGGAATCCGATGCGAAGTCTGCTCTCGTCAAAGGCCCGGCCGTTGACCATGGTTTCGCCGAAAAGGCGCACATGGCCCCGCTGCGGCGCGAGCAGACCCATAAGAATGTGGAGCATGGTGGTCTTGCCTGCGCCATTGGGACCGAACAGGCCGACCTTTTCCCTCTCGTTGAGACGGAAATTCAACCCGGACAGGCAGATGTCGCGGTCGGGAAAGGCGAATTCGATGTCCGTGAGTTCAATGACGGCGCGAGTCATGCAAGCCCCCTGCGGCTGATCTCAAGCCAGATGAAGGTTGCGGCCATGACGGCACAGCCGACCAAGAGCATCATGTCGCGCCGCGATACCGCGAAGCGGGCCAGGGAGTGGAAGCGGCCCCGGAAGCCCCGGCAGCGCATGGCGTTGTGGACGCGTTCGGCCCGATCCCAGCTTCTGACCAGAAGCATGCCCAGCATCCAGGCCATGGAGCGGTAGGTGTGGCTGTTGGTGCCGGGCGTGAAGCCCCGCACGGCCATGGCACGACGCATAGTGTGGTATTCCTGATGGATAACGAAGAGGTAGCGGTAGGTGAAGAGGAGAATGTGGCAGAGTTTTTCCGGCATCTTGAGCCGCTGCATGGCCGGACCGAGCTCCTGCATGGGAATGGTGCCCATAAGCGCGAGCAGAGTCAGGACGATGGCGTTGGACTTGATCGTGATCAGCAAGGCGAGATCCACGCCCTCGCGGCTTGCCCCCAGCGGGCCGAGGCGCAGGAGCGCCGCATCCAGAGGGCCCGTAGGGACGGAAAAAGGCAGAAATATCCAGAGAAAGACGATGAACACGTTGACCACGGCCAGACGCCGGATCACGGCCAGCGGCCTCAGCCCGGCCAGGAGAGTCAGCCCGGCCCCGGCTGCCAGGGCGAGCAGGGCCGGCGGCAGCCAGTGGACCAGAGCTGTGGTGACAGTGAGCAGCACGGCGCAGCAGAGCCGCACCCGGGGGTCCGTGGTGTGGATGATGGAGTCGCCAAGGGCCAGGGTCTGGTCGATTGCCGCCACATCTGCTCCGGTGTCTTCCGGTGGCCGGAAGGGTTGTCGTCAGCACACTCTGGCGTAGTACAAAGACACCTGCCGCGCAACCATGGGATGATTGCGGTTCGCTTGCTTCATGTGCCGTTGGTCAATCATTCGGGCGCAAGCCCCACTTGGGGCGCGATGTCGGCAACGGCGTCGATAGCTACCTGGAGGAACTCGCCAAGCTCAAGGCCGATGCGTTCACATTCGCGGATGCAGTCTCGGTTGACACTGGCAGCGAACGCTTTGTCCTTCATTTTCTTTTTCAGGCTCTTTGGCTGCATGCCGTCAATGCGGGTGGGGCGGACCAGTGCGCCCGCGTGGACCATGCCGGTGACGGTCTCGCCGCAGCGCAGGGCATGGTCGAACTCGGTTTGCGGCCCCTCGGACCCGTTCATTTCCGAGGCGTGGCGCCTGATGGCGTCCAGGGCCTCCTGCGGCAGCTTGTCGGCCAGCATGTCCACGGAGTCAAGGCCGTGGCGGGCGTGATTGTCGCGGGTGGCGGCGTAGTCCAGGTCGTGGAGCAGGCCGGTCAGGCCCCATAGTTCCTCGTCGCGCCCGAGCCGACGGGCCAGACCGCGCATGACCGCCTCGGATTCCAGGGCGTGGTGGATCAGATTGGTTTCGTCGTTGTGTCTCATGAGCAGGGTCAGGGCCTCGTTGCGACTGATCATGGCAGGCTCCGCGGGATATTAAAGTTAAACTTTAAGTTTAAGAAAATAAGCATTGATTCAAGGCTATTAAAGATGTCGTAAAGTAAAGTATGCGTCTGGTTGCTTGGAGTCCAGGCACAGTTGCCGACTCTTTTGTGCATGACAGAAAGATCAATGCAGCCAGCAGGCCACCTGGATGCCGGGCGCCACTTCCCGGAGTTCGGGTCGTTGTGCCGGGCAACGATCAAACGCCTTGGGACAGCGGGGGTGGAAGGGGCAGCCCGAGGGCGGGTTCATGGGGCTTGGGAGTTCTCCTTGCAGGGGAATGCGCTTGGTTTGTTGCGCGGGATCGGGTGTGAGCACGGATGAAAGCAGGGCTTCGGTATAGGGGTGCCTGGGGGCGGCGAATATTTCCGCGCCCGGAGCGATTTCCATGATCCGGCCCAGGTACATGACGGCCACCCGATCTGCGATGTGGCTGACCACGGACAGGTCGTGTGAGATGAAAACATAGGTCAGGCCCAGTCGACCCTGCAGAGCCCTGAGCAGCCGCAGGATCTGAGCCTGGACCGAGACATCCAGTGCCGAGACCGGCTCGTCGCAGACGATCAGGTCCGGGTCCAGGGCCAGGGTGCGGGCCACGGCCACGCGCTGGCGTTGGCCGCCGGAGAACTCATGGGGATAGCGCGTGGCGTGCTCGGGACGCAGGCCAACGAGGCCGAGCAGCTCATCCACCCGGGCTCGACGTTCGGCCCGGGTGCCGATGGCGTGGATGTCCAGCCCTTCGCGGATGATGGAGCCGATCTTTTGGCGCGGATTAAGCGACGAGTAGGGGTCCTGGAAGATCATTTGCATCTTGCGGCGCAGCGCCTTTTCGGGCCAGTCGGCCATGTCGCGGCCCTGAAATACGATGTTGCCGGAACTGATGGCCTCAAGGCCCATGATGCACCGGGCCAGAGTGGATTTGCCGCAGCCCGACTCTCCCACCAGACCGAGGGTCTCGCCCTGGCTGACGGTCAGGCTGACGCCGTCCACGGCCCGGACGGCGTCGATCTTGAGGCCCAGCAGGCCGCTGGTGACTCTGTAGTGCTTGCCCACGTCGATGAGTTGGAGAAAGGCGGAAATGGCGGAAACCTCCTATTGATGGAGCCAGCAGCGCACCTGACGGCCGGGGCCGGTCTCAAGGAGCGGCGGCAGCGTTGTGCAGCGTTCAAAGGCGTGTTGGCAGCGCGGTCGGAAGCGGCATCCCTCGGGCAGATCAAAGATGCCGGGCACAATGCCGGGGATGGGGTTCAGCTCGCTCCTGTCGCCCAGCACCGGCACCGAGGCGAGCAGACCCTGGGTATAGGGGTGCAGCGGCTCGGCGAAGAGCGGCCCGACCTCGCACAGCTCCACCACCTTGCCCGCGTACATGATCGCCACCCGTCGGGCCATGCGCGCCACCACGCCAAGATCGTGGGTGATGAGCATCAGCGAGCCGTTCATTCGCGCCTTGAGGTCGTTCATCAGGTCAAGGATCTGGGCCTGGACCGTGACATCCAGGGCCGTGGTCGGTTCGTCGGCGATGAGCAGGGAGGGGTTGCAGGCCAGGGCCATGGCGATCATCACCCTCTGGCGCATTCCGCCGGAAAGCTCGTGGGGATAGGCGCGGGCCACTTTGGCCGGATTGGGGATGCCAACCCGGGCCAGGGCGTCCACAGCCCCGGCCAGGGCAGTGCGTCCGTCCAGTCCCTGGTGCAGCCGCAGCGGCTCGGCGATCTGGTCGTCAATGCGGAAGACCGGGTTCAGCGCGGTCATGGGCTCCTGAAAGATCATGGAGATCTGGTTGCCCCGGATTCGGCGAAGCTCGGATTCGTCCATGGCGAGCAGGTCGCTTCCCTTGTAGAGAATGGAGCCGTCCGTGACCCGCCCCGGCGGGTCGGGCACCAGGCCAAGGATGGACAGGGCGAGCACGGTCTTGCCGCACCCGGACTCGCCCACCACGGCCAGGGTTTCTCCTTGCATTAGGGAGAGGCTGACGGTATCCACCGCCTTGGCGATGCCTTGCGGGGAGGAAAAGCGGGTGGTCAGTCCGCGTATGTCCAGAAGAGTGTCGTGCATTGTCTTTTCCGTCTGGCTTTTCACTGGTTCGCCATTTTGGCCCGTATACGGCATATCGCGGCGAACGTAAACGATACCGGGGATATGAAATGGCACGGGTTGCGATTATCGGCGGCGGTCTGGCCGGGTGCGACTGCGCTTGGCAGCTTGCTCGGGCCGGAGTGTCCGTCGAACTCTATGAAATGAAGCCCCACCTGCGCTCGGAGGCCCATACCGAAGACGGGCTTGCCGAGCTGGTCTGCTCCAATTCCTTCCGAGCCACCGGCCCGGCCGCGGCCATCGGCCTGCTCAAGGAGGAGTTGGACTGCCTGGGCAGTCTGGTCATGGAGGCGGCCCACGCCACCCGTGTTCCGGCGGGCGGGGCGCTGGCCGTTGACCGGGCGCTCTTTTCGGACCACGTCACCCGCAGGATTGGGGAGCATTCGTTGATCACGGTCATCCGCCGCGAGATTGCGGACCTGGACGCACCCGAACTGGCGGGGACCGACGCCGTGGTCGTGGCCGCCGGTCCTCTGGCCAGCCCTACGCTGACGGCCAGTCTGATCCGTGTGGTGGGCGACGAGCGGCTCTATTTCTACGACGCCATCGCGCCCATTGTCACCCGCGAGTCCATCGACTTTGCCAAGGCTTTCTGGGGCTCCCGCTGGAAACCCGAGGACGATGACTATCTCAACTGCCCCATGACCGAGGACGAGTACAAGGCTTTCGTGGCCGAGTTGCTGGCGGGCGGGAAGGTCCGGCCCCGCGACTTCGAGCAGGAGGTCCATTTCGAGGGGTGTCTGCCCGTGGAAGCCATGGCCGAGCGTGGGGAGATGACCCTGGCCTTCGGCCCCCTCAAGCCTGTGGGACTGGTGGACCCGAGAACCGGCGAGCGGCCCTTTGCCGTGGTCCAGCTACGCACCGAGAACCGCGACAAGACGGCCTTCAACCTGGTGGGCTTTCAGACCAAGCTCACCTACCCGGAGCAAAAACGCATTTTCCGCATGATCCCCGGTCTTGAGAAGGCCGAGTTCCTGCGCCTGGGTTCCATCCACCGCAACACCTACGTCAACGCGCCCGATGTGCTTGACGGCGACCTCCAGCTTCGGGCCAGACCCGGTTATTATCTTGCCGGGCAGATCACCGGGGTGGAGGGGTATCTGGAATCCTCTGCCTGCGGGCTCTGGGTGGGGCTGTCGCTGGCGCGGCGGCTGTCGGGCGGGTCAGTGCTTGCGCCGCCTCCCGAGACGGCCCTGGGGGCGCTTCTGGGTCATCTGGCCACAAAGCCCGACAAGCGTTTCCAGCCCTCCAACGTGAACTTCGGCCTCATGCCCGGATTGTCCGGCAAGATGAAAAAGAAATTCCGCAAGGAGGCCTATGGCGCTCGTGCCGTGGAGGCTTTCGCCTCCTGGATCGAACGGGCCGGACTGGGCGGCTGATCCAGGGGGCCGAAACATCAAGGCTTGCCTAAAGGGCGGCTTTTGCGCAAGGTGAAGTGGAGGGACTGCCCGCAAGGCTTGCGGCAGACCGGAATCTATCACTCACAGGAGCGCAACCATGGCTGTCAAACCCCTGGGGCCGCAGACCCTGGCCCTGCATGCGGGACATTCGCCCGATGCCGACACCGGCTCCAGGGCAGTGCCCGTGCATCTGACCACCAGCTACGTCTTTCGCGACACCGAGCACGCGGCCAACCTCTTCGCCCTCAGGGAGCCGGGCTACATATACACCCGGCTGATGAACCCGACCACCGACGTTCTGGAGCGGCGTCTGGCCGAGCTGCACGGCGCTGCCGCAGCGCTGGCCACGGCCTCGGGCATGGCTGCCATTTTCTACGCCGTGACCACCATCACCTCGGCCGGACAGAACATCGTCACGGGCTCCAACCTCTATGGCGGCACCCAAACCCTGTTCGAGCATACCTTGAAGCGCTTCGGCATCGAGGCGCGGTTCGTGGACTCGTCCGACCCTGCCAACTTCGAGGTGGCCATCGACAAGAACACGCGGCTTGTCTACACCGAATCCATCGGCAACCCGCGCTGCAACGTGGACGACATCCAGGGCATCGCCGATGTGGCCCACGCCCACGGTCTGCCTCTGGTGCTTGATGCCACGGTTTCGCCGCCGCCCATGTTCAACGGGTTCGATCACGGGGCCGACATCCTGGTCTATTCCCTGACCAAGATTATCGGCGGCCACGGTACGGCCATCGGCGGAGCCATCGTGGACAAGGGCGAATTCGATTGGGGCGTCTCGGGCAGATACCCCGAGCTGACCGGGCCGGACCCTACCTACGGCGGGGTCAATCTCTGGGAGGCCCTGGGGGGTGCGCAGGGCACTCCCTGCCCGGCGCTGGCCACCAAGGCGCGTATCGGTCTGCTGCGGGACACGGGCGCGGCCCTGTCGCCCATGAACAGCTTTCTCATTCTTCAAGGGCTCGAAACCCTGCCCCTGCGTGTGCGCAGGCATTGCGAGAATGCCCGCAAGGTGGCCGAGTTCCTGGACACGCATTATGCCGTGGAGTGGGTCAACTACGCGGGGCTGCCCGGCCACAAGGACCACGGCCGGGCCTCGGCCATGTTCCCGCTGGGACCGGGCGCGGTCTTCGGCTTTGGCATCAAGGGCGGGCTTGCGGCCGGGCAGCGGTTCATCGAGTCGGTCAGGCTCTGCTCGCACCTAGCCAACATCCTCGACGCCAAGACCCTGGTCATCCATCCGGCTTCGACCACCCATTCCCAGTCCACCCCGGCCGAGCAACTGGCCGCGGGCGTGCCGCCGGACATGATCCGCATCTCTGTTGGCATCGAGGATGTGGAGGACATCATCGCCGACCTGGATCAGGCCCTGGCCAAGTCGCAATGACGCATTGAAAGAAAAGGAAACACCCCGTAATCCTCCAAGGGACAGGAGGTGTCTGATACACTGTGAGTGTCGTCGCATTGCCTGAGGGCGGCATACAGGCAACTTGTTGAGAATGCCCATAATTGTTCTGGACATGGGCCCCAGCAAAAGGGCCACCAGAAATTCCATCATGCTGTACATAAGAATCCCCCTAGCTGTTGGCACAGTAGGGGGATTCCGGTTGTGTAAGGCAAAAGCGATCCGGGGTTTTTCATTGCCGGAGTTTCCGCGTCAGAAGAGAATCTTCTCCGGCGGCCGCCGCTCGGGCACGACCCGCTTTTCGATGGCGTCCTCGTTGAACTCCCGGCTGACGTACAGGCCGCAGAAACAGGCCCCGTACTCGGCTACGTCCGCCTCGCGGTAAACGCAGGGACAGATGATGTCCCGGTCGCTCTCCAGGTCGCCGTTGGCCAGCCGGCAGGGGCAGGCCATGTAGCCCAGGCGTTCCTTGCAGGTGAGCAGGCTCTCCATGAGGGCCATGGTCATCTCCATGTCCTTGTTGAAGAAATACCCTTTGGGTTCCTGAATTTTTCTGAGTCGGTCATAGAGTTCCTTTGCGTCCATGCTCACTCCTTCAGGGCTTCGTCGATCTGGTCCTTGTGGAAGCCCACGATGACCTTGTCCTTGATCACGATGGTGGGAAAGGACACGGCGGGATTGTGTCCTTTGACTTCCTTGATGATCTCCTTGCGCTCGTCGCCGGTCAGCTCGTCCACGTGGACGCATTTGTATTTGATGCCGCATTCGTCCAGGTATTTCTTGGCATTGCGGCAGTGGATACAGGTCGAAAGGGCGTACACCTTGACATCGTCGCTCATTCTGGTGGCCTCCGTTTTGGGTGGTTGGGTGTCGTGCCTGTCGTCCGGCCCGGCGGATGCCGGTGTCGACTATCCGCGTCCGGCGAGGGCAACCTCAAGCCTGCGCACAGCCAGGGAGCAGGCAAAGGTCAGGACAAAATACATGACCAGCACGGTGGTCCATATCTCGAAGCTGCGGTAGGTCGTGGTCATTATCTGCTGAGCCTGGAAAGTCAGCTCTTCGATGGAGATGACCGAGACGATGGCCGAGTCCTTGATGATGGATATAAACTGTCCGGCCAGAGCTGGCAACATGCGCTGCATGGCCTGGGGCAGCACGATGTGGCGCATGGCCCTGGCCCGGCCCATGCCCAGCGCCGTGGCCGCCTCCCACTGGCCGCGCTCCACGGACTGGATGCCCGCCCGCACGATCTCGGCGATGTATGCCCCTTCGATCAGGGCCAGGGTTATCACGGCCGAGAGGAATTGCGGAAAGCGGTCCATCCGTCCGAAGAGCCAGGACATCCCGGCCCGTGTCTCGTCTGACAGGGAGCGCGTGAAGTGGTCCACCCCAAGCCAGTGCATGATCTGATCGCCGATGAAGAAGTAGAAGACGAAGATCAGCACCAAAGGCGGGGTATTGCGGATCAGGCCCACATAGGTGGCGGCCAACTGCCGCGACAGCAGGCGGGGGCTGACGCGCATCAGTCCCGCGGCAGTGCCGATGACCGTTCCAAGCACCCCGGCCCACAGGCTTAAGCGCAGGGTGGTGATCAGCCCCTCGGCGAGCAGGCCGGGCCGCCACGTCCCGGCCGTCTCGTCGAAACGAAACAGATAGTGCCAGACCGCGTCCCATCGCCAGTGGTAGTTCAGTCCGGTGGCGGCGCGATAGGCCATGTAGGCTGTCCCGGCCGCTATCGCCGTCAGCAGGGCGATGTCGAGCAGGGTGATCCGCCGTGCGGGGCTCCCTTTGTCCTTCACTGCGACTCGCCCGCTACTCTATCAGGCTTTCCCATTCGCTGGTGGCGAACCAGTAGTGGTAGCGGTTTTGCAGCCACCCTTTGCTCAATGTCACGCGCACCCAGTTGTCGAGCCAGTTGAGGAAGTCGAGGTCGCCCTTGCGCACGGCAAAGGCGATGGGTTCGCTGGTGAAGTCGTCGTCAAGGGGCAGATAGAGCCTGTTCGCGTATTCGGCCGCCAGATTGGCGGGCAGGGGACTTGAGGCCACCAGGGCGTGAGCCCGGTTGTTGAGCAGTTCCTGGATGGTCTGGGATTCCTCGTCAAAGAAGAGGATCTTGGCCTTGGGCAGAAAGTTCTTGGCAGCCTCGGCGGCCGTGGTGCCCAAGCGCACGGCGATGGTCGTCTCCGGGGTGTTGAACTGTTCCAGGGAGTCGCGCCCTGGGGCCAGCGTGCCTGACGCCACCATGGACATGCCCGAGAATTCGTAAGGGGCGGAGAAGTTCACCTTCAGGTTGCGGGCCGGGGTCACGGACATGCCTCCGATGATGATGTCGAACTTGCCGGTGAGCAGGGCCGGGATGATGCCCGACCACTTGGTGGGCACGAATTCGACATCCACGCCCATGTCCTCGGCCAGTTTTTTGGCGACCTCGATCTCGAAGCCGATGTAATTACCGTCCCTGTCTTTAATGGCCCAGGGTTTGAAGGTGTCGAAGCCGACCCGGATGGTGCCGCGCTTGAGGATTTCCTCAAGCTGGCTTGTCCTGGCGTCGGACGGGGCAGGGGTGGACGATTCCCGGGGGGGCTGGCCGCACCCCTGGGCGAGCAGGACGAGGCAGAGCAGGGCTGCCGTGGCCGTATGGCGGAATAATTTCATGGCGGACTCCTTTGATCCGGCCCCTCAGGCCGGGTTGATGGTCTGGTCTTTCCGGCACGAGGCCTGAGCGAAGGTGACGTGGGACACGCCCAAAATGACTATCATGACGCCTTTGTCGGTCTTGATCGCTCTCCAGATGGTCATGGGATGCGCTCCTGTGGTTGAAAGTCATGGCCGTTGGTCTTGTCGCGCTGCTCAAGCATCCTGGCCGCGCCGGACAGAACGAGGGTCACGGCCAGATACACGGCTGCGACAGTGAACCATATCTCAAAGGTCAGAAAGGTCTCGGCGTCGATCATCCGTCCCTGCTG from Pseudodesulfovibrio alkaliphilus includes the following:
- a CDS encoding ABC transporter ATP-binding protein; protein product: MHDTLLDIRGLTTRFSSPQGIAKAVDTVSLSLMQGETLAVVGESGCGKTVLALSILGLVPDPPGRVTDGSILYKGSDLLAMDESELRRIRGNQISMIFQEPMTALNPVFRIDDQIAEPLRLHQGLDGRTALAGAVDALARVGIPNPAKVARAYPHELSGGMRQRVMIAMALACNPSLLIADEPTTALDVTVQAQILDLMNDLKARMNGSLMLITHDLGVVARMARRVAIMYAGKVVELCEVGPLFAEPLHPYTQGLLASVPVLGDRSELNPIPGIVPGIFDLPEGCRFRPRCQHAFERCTTLPPLLETGPGRQVRCWLHQ
- the trmFO gene encoding methylenetetrahydrofolate--tRNA-(uracil(54)-C(5))-methyltransferase (FADH(2)-oxidizing) TrmFO; protein product: MARVAIIGGGLAGCDCAWQLARAGVSVELYEMKPHLRSEAHTEDGLAELVCSNSFRATGPAAAIGLLKEELDCLGSLVMEAAHATRVPAGGALAVDRALFSDHVTRRIGEHSLITVIRREIADLDAPELAGTDAVVVAAGPLASPTLTASLIRVVGDERLYFYDAIAPIVTRESIDFAKAFWGSRWKPEDDDYLNCPMTEDEYKAFVAELLAGGKVRPRDFEQEVHFEGCLPVEAMAERGEMTLAFGPLKPVGLVDPRTGERPFAVVQLRTENRDKTAFNLVGFQTKLTYPEQKRIFRMIPGLEKAEFLRLGSIHRNTYVNAPDVLDGDLQLRARPGYYLAGQITGVEGYLESSACGLWVGLSLARRLSGGSVLAPPPETALGALLGHLATKPDKRFQPSNVNFGLMPGLSGKMKKKFRKEAYGARAVEAFASWIERAGLGG
- a CDS encoding O-acetylhomoserine aminocarboxypropyltransferase/cysteine synthase family protein, which gives rise to MAVKPLGPQTLALHAGHSPDADTGSRAVPVHLTTSYVFRDTEHAANLFALREPGYIYTRLMNPTTDVLERRLAELHGAAAALATASGMAAIFYAVTTITSAGQNIVTGSNLYGGTQTLFEHTLKRFGIEARFVDSSDPANFEVAIDKNTRLVYTESIGNPRCNVDDIQGIADVAHAHGLPLVLDATVSPPPMFNGFDHGADILVYSLTKIIGGHGTAIGGAIVDKGEFDWGVSGRYPELTGPDPTYGGVNLWEALGGAQGTPCPALATKARIGLLRDTGAALSPMNSFLILQGLETLPLRVRRHCENARKVAEFLDTHYAVEWVNYAGLPGHKDHGRASAMFPLGPGAVFGFGIKGGLAAGQRFIESVRLCSHLANILDAKTLVIHPASTTHSQSTPAEQLAAGVPPDMIRISVGIEDVEDIIADLDQALAKSQ
- a CDS encoding ferredoxin-thioredoxin reductase catalytic domain-containing protein, whose amino-acid sequence is MDAKELYDRLRKIQEPKGYFFNKDMEMTMALMESLLTCKERLGYMACPCRLANGDLESDRDIICPCVYREADVAEYGACFCGLYVSREFNEDAIEKRVVPERRPPEKILF
- a CDS encoding glutaredoxin family protein translates to MSDDVKVYALSTCIHCRNAKKYLDECGIKYKCVHVDELTGDERKEIIKEVKGHNPAVSFPTIVIKDKVIVGFHKDQIDEALKE
- a CDS encoding amino acid ABC transporter permease: MKDKGSPARRITLLDIALLTAIAAGTAYMAYRAATGLNYHWRWDAVWHYLFRFDETAGTWRPGLLAEGLITTLRLSLWAGVLGTVIGTAAGLMRVSPRLLSRQLAATYVGLIRNTPPLVLIFVFYFFIGDQIMHWLGVDHFTRSLSDETRAGMSWLFGRMDRFPQFLSAVITLALIEGAYIAEIVRAGIQSVERGQWEAATALGMGRARAMRHIVLPQAMQRMLPALAGQFISIIKDSAIVSVISIEELTFQAQQIMTTTYRSFEIWTTVLVMYFVLTFACSLAVRRLEVALAGRG
- a CDS encoding transporter substrate-binding domain-containing protein — its product is MKLFRHTATAALLCLVLLAQGCGQPPRESSTPAPSDARTSQLEEILKRGTIRVGFDTFKPWAIKDRDGNYIGFEIEVAKKLAEDMGVDVEFVPTKWSGIIPALLTGKFDIIIGGMSVTPARNLKVNFSAPYEFSGMSMVASGTLAPGRDSLEQFNTPETTIAVRLGTTAAEAAKNFLPKAKILFFDEESQTIQELLNNRAHALVASSPLPANLAAEYANRLYLPLDDDFTSEPIAFAVRKGDLDFLNWLDNWVRVTLSKGWLQNRYHYWFATSEWESLIE